One window from the genome of Chroococcidiopsis sp. TS-821 encodes:
- the thrS gene encoding threonine--tRNA ligase: MVQQISAPQSPAQQQPQVQLPRTSESETLKKIRHTASHVMAMAVQKLFPKAQVTIGPWIENGFYYDFDNPEPFTEKDLKAIQKEMVKIINRKLPVIREEVSREEAERRIKAINEPYKLEILADIKQEPITIYHLGDEWWDLCAGPHVENTSELNPKAIELESVAGAYWRGDETKAQLQRIYATAWETPEQLAEYKRRKEEALRRDHRKLGKELGLFVFSDEVGPGLPLWTPKGTILRSVLEDFLKQEQINRGYQPVVTPHIGRVELFKISGHWQKYKDDLFPMMGEKEEEGFVLKAMNCPFHIQIYKSELRSYRELPMRLAEFGTVYRYEQSGELGGLTRVRGFTQDDAHLFVTPEQLDSEFLNVVDLILSVIKSLRLDQNFKARLSFRDPNSDKYIGSDDAWNKAENAIRRAVETLGMDHFEGVGEAAFYGPKLDFIVKDALEREWQLGTVQVDYNLPERFDLEYVAEDGTRKRPVMIHRAPFGSLERLIGILIEEYAGDFPLWLAPVQVRLLPVGEAQRDFAIAVAAKMRAAGIRAEADKSNERLGKLIRNAEKEKIPVMAVVGAKEVEANSLSIRTRAAGELGVMPVDDVLDKIKNAIASHDTF; the protein is encoded by the coding sequence ATGGTTCAACAAATATCTGCCCCTCAATCTCCCGCACAGCAGCAACCTCAGGTACAATTGCCGCGTACGAGTGAATCGGAGACTTTAAAAAAAATCCGCCATACTGCGTCTCACGTCATGGCGATGGCAGTACAGAAGTTGTTTCCTAAGGCGCAAGTGACGATCGGTCCTTGGATCGAAAATGGATTTTATTATGACTTTGACAATCCAGAACCATTTACCGAAAAAGACTTAAAAGCCATCCAAAAAGAGATGGTAAAAATCATCAATCGCAAATTGCCTGTCATTCGCGAAGAAGTCAGCCGCGAAGAAGCTGAACGTAGAATTAAAGCAATTAACGAACCGTATAAATTAGAAATTCTTGCAGATATCAAGCAAGAACCAATTACGATATATCACCTAGGAGACGAGTGGTGGGATTTGTGCGCAGGTCCCCACGTTGAAAATACGAGCGAACTCAACCCCAAAGCAATTGAACTAGAAAGCGTTGCTGGAGCATACTGGCGCGGCGACGAAACCAAAGCACAGTTACAACGGATTTATGCTACAGCGTGGGAAACTCCAGAACAACTTGCTGAGTACAAACGCCGTAAGGAAGAAGCACTACGACGCGATCATCGTAAGTTAGGGAAAGAATTGGGACTCTTCGTTTTTAGCGATGAAGTTGGTCCTGGTTTACCATTGTGGACGCCTAAGGGAACAATTCTACGCAGTGTTTTAGAAGACTTTCTCAAACAAGAACAAATCAACCGAGGCTATCAACCTGTTGTCACGCCACACATTGGGCGGGTAGAACTGTTTAAAATATCAGGTCACTGGCAAAAATACAAAGACGATCTGTTTCCGATGATGGGTGAGAAGGAAGAAGAAGGCTTTGTGTTAAAAGCCATGAACTGTCCCTTCCACATCCAAATATATAAAAGCGAGTTACGTTCGTACCGCGAACTACCTATGCGTCTAGCAGAATTTGGTACAGTGTATCGCTACGAACAATCAGGTGAACTCGGCGGGCTAACGCGGGTACGCGGTTTTACGCAAGATGACGCGCACTTGTTTGTCACGCCAGAACAGTTAGATAGCGAATTTCTCAATGTGGTCGATCTCATTTTATCGGTAATTAAGAGCTTACGACTCGACCAAAACTTTAAAGCCCGACTGAGTTTTCGCGATCCAAATTCAGATAAATACATTGGTTCTGATGATGCGTGGAACAAAGCTGAAAATGCAATTCGCCGCGCGGTAGAAACCTTAGGAATGGATCATTTTGAAGGCGTGGGAGAAGCTGCATTTTATGGTCCTAAGCTTGATTTTATTGTCAAAGACGCGCTAGAACGTGAATGGCAACTTGGTACAGTACAAGTTGATTACAACTTGCCCGAACGCTTTGATTTAGAGTACGTCGCTGAAGATGGTACGCGCAAGCGCCCAGTGATGATCCATCGCGCGCCTTTCGGTTCGTTGGAACGATTAATCGGAATTTTGATTGAAGAGTACGCAGGAGATTTTCCACTGTGGTTAGCACCAGTGCAAGTGCGGTTATTACCAGTTGGCGAAGCACAACGCGACTTCGCGATTGCTGTCGCAGCGAAAATGCGCGCTGCGGGTATTCGCGCGGAAGCCGATAAAAGTAATGAACGCCTTGGGAAACTGATTCGCAATGCTGAAAAAGAAAAAATTCCTGTTATGGCGGTTGTCGGTGCGAAGGAAGTTGAAGCAAATAGCTTGAGTATTCGCACGCGGGCTGCGGGTGAGTTAGGAGTGATGCCGGTGGATGATGTCTTGGATAAAATTAAGAATGCGATCGCCAGCCACGATACCTTTTAG